In a genomic window of Methanosarcina horonobensis HB-1 = JCM 15518:
- a CDS encoding serpin family protein has translation MVKVKIVFLLFTLTLLCTGCIEDTIVIKENTTVVPENTISADSVKDYDIAAANNAFAFDMYSQLAQLESGNESGNKRNVFFSPHSIYTAMAICYEGAEGTTKEQTSNVFYFPANKTILKVRMERTNNTINSVNSDYELQTANALWIQEGYPVKEAYIYNVKKYYDGEVTNLDFVRKPDASRNTINKWVEDKTSDKIKDLVPKNSITADTRVIITNAIYFNGKWVYEFDKEMTDKKPFYPTGGEEISLDTMYICNRFNYGENSKAKIIELPYKGNDLSMYIVLPKNNNIEKFETGFTLNDYTKLKNDMESVEEVKVSIPKFKFETKTELTNSLIDMGVVDAFGPANFSGISDDPLSISRVIHQTFIDVKEEGTEAAAATAVVMERGMSISWDPKPKEFKADHPFMFFIEDRRTNCILFMGKVEYPEYEETEEI, from the coding sequence ATGGTCAAAGTGAAAATTGTTTTTCTTTTATTTACCCTGACGTTGCTCTGCACAGGCTGCATCGAAGATACGATTGTGATTAAAGAAAATACGACTGTCGTTCCGGAAAATACGATAAGTGCTGACTCAGTTAAAGATTATGACATTGCAGCTGCAAATAATGCTTTTGCTTTTGATATGTATTCTCAACTGGCACAACTGGAAAGCGGAAATGAAAGCGGAAATAAGAGAAACGTCTTTTTTTCTCCACACAGCATATATACTGCCATGGCAATCTGTTATGAGGGAGCTGAAGGCACTACAAAAGAGCAGACATCAAATGTATTCTATTTCCCTGCCAATAAAACGATTTTGAAGGTTCGTATGGAGAGAACGAACAACACGATAAATTCCGTAAATAGTGATTATGAACTTCAAACTGCAAATGCATTATGGATTCAGGAAGGGTATCCCGTAAAGGAAGCATACATCTACAACGTGAAAAAATACTATGACGGAGAAGTAACAAATCTTGATTTTGTAAGAAAACCTGACGCTTCCAGAAATACTATTAATAAGTGGGTCGAAGACAAAACCAGTGATAAAATCAAAGATCTCGTCCCGAAAAATTCAATAACAGCTGACACGCGTGTAATTATTACAAATGCGATTTACTTTAACGGAAAATGGGTGTATGAATTTGATAAGGAAATGACGGATAAAAAACCCTTTTATCCGACTGGAGGAGAAGAAATCTCTCTGGACACGATGTACATATGTAACAGATTTAACTATGGCGAAAACTCAAAGGCGAAGATTATAGAATTGCCTTATAAAGGCAACGACTTATCTATGTACATTGTGCTTCCGAAAAACAACAATATTGAAAAGTTTGAGACAGGATTCACACTAAACGATTACACTAAACTTAAAAATGACATGGAATCCGTAGAAGAAGTAAAGGTTTCAATTCCTAAATTTAAGTTTGAGACTAAAACCGAACTTACTAATTCTCTCATCGATATGGGCGTTGTGGATGCCTTCGGTCCGGCAAATTTTTCAGGAATTAGTGACGATCCATTATCGATTTCCAGAGTGATTCATCAAACGTTTATAGATGTGAAGGAAGAGGGTACGGAAGCTGCCGCAGCAACAGCGGTTGTGATGGAGAGGGGCATGAGCATCTCATGGGATCCCAAACCAAAAGAGTTCAAAGCCGACCATCCTTTCATGTTCTTCATAGAGGACAGAAGGACAAACTGCATCCTTTTCATGGGGAAAGTTGAATACCCTGAGTATGAGGAGACTGAAGAGATTTAA
- a CDS encoding HEAT repeat domain-containing protein, with product MVDQSNVHERTFSPSLDERTDFLQQLITCFGFLPDRQQALEDIIRLCSDEDKTLRGKAINTLGTFFIELSGTEKEKVWNRLLELLRTEDPEVWKAVALSIVSAFGYMPEKRKAWDFLLRLAEDESSYVRTRAVEVLILLFPSMPDREKIWADFIALAGSEHGEVRELASNAFILIYPYMEDRKQVWESLLKLSGSGDSHVRDRAGDIMVRIFHQLPDQKKAMQDVENLTLRQMDYISRRALKALRDDYPELSEAGNPAEELYRLAAKKAPYARRKGSGTAGKGQRASGKERTGEKQ from the coding sequence TTGGTCGATCAGTCCAACGTACACGAAAGAACATTTAGCCCGAGTTTAGATGAAAGAACAGACTTTTTACAGCAGCTCATAACATGTTTTGGGTTCCTTCCAGACAGGCAGCAAGCTCTGGAGGACATTATCAGGCTTTGTTCCGATGAAGATAAAACTCTCAGGGGAAAAGCAATAAACACCCTTGGAACATTTTTCATAGAACTTTCGGGTACGGAAAAAGAAAAGGTCTGGAACCGCCTGCTTGAACTTCTAAGGACCGAAGACCCGGAAGTCTGGAAAGCCGTAGCCTTGTCTATCGTTTCTGCATTCGGCTATATGCCGGAGAAAAGAAAAGCATGGGACTTTCTCCTTCGGCTGGCTGAGGACGAGAGCAGTTATGTCAGAACACGTGCAGTAGAAGTTTTAATCCTGCTTTTCCCTTCCATGCCGGATAGAGAAAAGATCTGGGCTGATTTTATAGCTCTTGCAGGGAGCGAGCATGGGGAAGTCCGTGAACTCGCCTCGAATGCCTTTATTTTGATATACCCTTACATGGAAGATAGAAAACAGGTCTGGGAAAGCCTGCTGAAACTTTCAGGGAGCGGGGACAGCCATGTGCGGGACAGAGCAGGAGATATTATGGTACGGATCTTCCACCAGCTCCCTGATCAAAAAAAAGCCATGCAAGATGTCGAAAACCTGACCCTGAGACAAATGGACTACATATCCCGGCGGGCTTTGAAAGCACTCAGGGACGATTATCCCGAGCTTTCCGAAGCAGGAAACCCGGCTGAAGAGCTTTACAGGCTTGCAGCAAAAAAGGCCCCATATGCGAGAAGGAAGGGTTCCGGCACAGCAGGAAAGGGGCAGAGAGCTTCCGGCAAAGAAAGAACAGGGGAAAAGCAGTAA
- a CDS encoding Ig-like domain-containing protein, with amino-acid sequence MTKKYVLKKKHHLLGGLLVGTTVGTAAGAAVGFVAGVTARYAYDKYIKEKKAYKKFHVVPKKVLKRPYPATVKSVYPDRQIFSKDPKSPIWIEFDSSIDSSTVTKDTVIVRSSASKNPVEGTLDASTRTLTFRPSEEYPVGEEETKISITLIGTDTGSGVIKDAKGAPFDGDKDGEAGGDFTYEFKISEK; translated from the coding sequence TTGACAAAGAAATATGTGCTTAAAAAGAAACATCATTTACTTGGTGGCCTGTTAGTAGGGACAACAGTTGGGACAGCCGCCGGAGCTGCGGTAGGCTTTGTTGCCGGTGTTACGGCGAGATATGCTTATGATAAATATATTAAAGAGAAAAAAGCGTACAAAAAATTCCATGTAGTTCCAAAGAAGGTACTTAAACGCCCATACCCTGCTACTGTGAAGTCTGTTTATCCAGATCGACAAATATTTTCCAAGGACCCGAAGTCCCCTATCTGGATTGAGTTCGATTCTTCTATCGACAGTTCTACTGTCACGAAGGATACAGTTATTGTCAGGAGTTCAGCTTCGAAAAATCCTGTAGAAGGTACTCTTGATGCCAGTACCAGAACGCTGACGTTCAGGCCTTCTGAAGAGTATCCTGTGGGAGAAGAAGAGACTAAAATCTCTATTACTTTGATAGGAACTGACACGGGATCAGGGGTTATCAAAGATGCTAAAGGTGCTCCTTTTGATGGAGATAAAGATGGAGAAGCTGGTGGAGATTTCACATACGAGTTTAAGATTTCGGAAAAATAA
- the tnpA gene encoding IS200/IS605 family transposase, which yields MELRSFSHGYGQITYHIVLVPKYRYNIFYNKRIKKDCELILSIICAKNSYKIHAMEVVDDHVHLFLEFHPSNSLSEVIQYLKGGSSYSLFKLHPDLKKRYWGGNLWSSGKFYRSVGNVTADTIKHYIKESQGKPSEESRLHRFMRSKQRRLDDF from the coding sequence TTGGAATTACGCAGTTTTAGCCATGGCTATGGTCAGATTACTTACCACATCGTGTTGGTGCCTAAGTATCGATACAATATATTCTACAATAAGAGAATTAAAAAGGATTGCGAGTTGATTCTCAGTATAATTTGTGCTAAAAATAGCTACAAAATACATGCAATGGAAGTAGTAGATGATCATGTTCATTTGTTTCTTGAATTTCATCCAAGTAATTCTCTGTCAGAGGTAATTCAGTATTTGAAAGGAGGTAGTTCTTACAGCTTATTCAAGCTTCATCCTGATCTTAAAAAACGATATTGGGGTGGAAATCTATGGTCAAGTGGAAAGTTCTATCGATCCGTTGGAAACGTAACTGCTGATACAATTAAGCATTACATTAAAGAATCGCAAGGAAAACCGAGTGAAGAGTCTCGATTGCATAGGTTCATGAGATCCAAGCAAAGAAGACTTGATGATTTCTAA
- a CDS encoding HEAT repeat domain-containing protein, whose product MSDQPEIHDKTFNQASNERIKAARQLGTLFEVFPDRRQAFEDLLRLCSDRDSEVREEAVNSLTTVFPNVPEKELAWERFVNLTAYPVERIIRTAVNSLIAVFPLMPDKKRAWKDLIELVNSKSSLEDVSRGIIRSLPNAISEFPDKGQVWKDLLEMTASDDLYVREKSASFLSMVFPELPEEKKGKAWEDLLEMAGEAGDIQVREQASKTFGEVFSFLPDEKKDEAWEEMLQIAGKSVDQAVQKEILLALPSIFSTVPDKNRAWNSILRLIEDERGPVRKQAANILISIFPDTPNKNRVWSDLLKLTGAWDRYVRDTAADALVSVFPYLEDKDAVWKELMGLTGNEDEYIQRTAADTLSKVFPYVSDKSQAYSDLMNLAEKRDSYVLRRVVKTLALIDPQFYEGYKISEVKAENGETKEKEIWEGKKEVKSAGFYKLASEKAAFVRRDAANSLGYALSEEKRGKKKGMMGEREVMGKEKIENEQVKENKKPVFDLLKFTGDRDEYVRKDAAESFARAYSGLPEKEEIVEELIRLSSDPDPQMRRGAIESLLALYSRKSGKTQDVWRELLKMSGDGDTGVRKGTAGLLSYVFPAVEEKSSVFFDLVRLTESQDAQLRKRAVELLAVAFAYSDNKQRAWKDLLRLTSVEDREVRKGAALALSSGYSGVPDKGKAWSDLIRLSAHSDSFVQRAATRALGPAFFDVPDKTQAWRDLQVLIDNPYIYVRRYALRSLGRASLWRALRAENEATYLFGLKEAVKYFKEAAETSIDNVIPEFYYPFYEALLQILFNERSFRFESERYLSEVTHEIKDLEENQKLLEALEEFAGLLRAAGNLIPGDLPAQKELLEACIGAFDRASGLFEAVEEDAILAQKSVKKEYPKIGKVVLEQKLKETLSGIRYKARTACLQAKGTPTEKITCTVSQKVREWIFQDLEKDRKELDRQLDSLLNILRAQIPNVPENTYIFEKLEDIRQEQDLLERYRRVGRFIGLIPGVRMPSRASGK is encoded by the coding sequence TTGAGTGACCAGCCCGAGATACATGATAAGACTTTCAATCAGGCATCGAATGAACGGATAAAAGCTGCAAGACAGCTGGGAACCCTTTTTGAGGTTTTTCCTGATAGAAGACAGGCATTTGAAGATCTTTTGAGACTCTGTTCTGACAGGGACAGCGAGGTGAGGGAAGAGGCTGTAAATTCCCTTACAACGGTTTTTCCTAACGTGCCGGAAAAGGAGCTGGCCTGGGAGAGGTTTGTAAACCTTACGGCTTATCCTGTTGAAAGAATTATCAGAACGGCAGTTAACTCCCTGATTGCTGTTTTTCCTCTCATGCCGGATAAAAAAAGGGCATGGAAAGACCTGATTGAGCTAGTAAACTCAAAATCAAGCCTTGAGGATGTGAGCAGGGGAATTATTCGTTCGCTTCCAAATGCCATTTCTGAATTTCCGGATAAGGGACAGGTATGGAAGGACTTACTTGAAATGACAGCATCAGACGATCTCTATGTCCGGGAAAAGTCTGCTTCTTTTTTAAGCATGGTCTTTCCGGAGCTCCCTGAAGAGAAAAAAGGTAAAGCATGGGAGGACCTCCTTGAGATGGCAGGAGAAGCCGGAGATATACAGGTTAGAGAACAGGCTTCAAAGACTTTTGGAGAGGTTTTTTCTTTTTTGCCTGATGAAAAGAAAGATGAGGCCTGGGAAGAGATGCTGCAGATCGCAGGAAAATCCGTAGATCAGGCAGTTCAAAAGGAAATTTTGCTTGCTCTGCCTTCTATCTTTTCTACGGTCCCTGATAAAAACAGGGCATGGAACAGCATTTTAAGGCTTATAGAAGATGAAAGAGGGCCTGTAAGAAAGCAGGCTGCAAATATTCTTATTTCGATCTTTCCTGACACGCCGAATAAAAACAGAGTATGGTCTGATCTTCTTAAGCTAACAGGAGCATGGGATAGGTATGTCAGAGATACTGCTGCAGATGCACTTGTCAGTGTGTTCCCGTACCTTGAAGATAAAGATGCGGTTTGGAAAGAACTCATGGGACTTACCGGAAACGAGGATGAGTATATTCAGAGAACGGCTGCTGATACCCTCAGTAAGGTTTTCCCTTATGTTTCCGATAAAAGCCAGGCATATTCGGATCTTATGAATCTGGCTGAAAAAAGGGACAGTTATGTGCTAAGGAGAGTTGTGAAAACTCTTGCTTTGATCGATCCTCAATTTTATGAAGGGTATAAGATAAGTGAAGTAAAAGCGGAAAATGGAGAAACGAAGGAGAAAGAGATATGGGAGGGAAAGAAAGAAGTTAAGTCTGCAGGGTTTTACAAACTTGCATCTGAAAAAGCTGCCTTCGTAAGAAGGGATGCAGCTAATTCTCTGGGGTATGCTCTCTCTGAAGAGAAGAGAGGAAAGAAAAAAGGAATGATGGGGGAAAGAGAAGTAATGGGGAAAGAGAAGATAGAAAATGAGCAGGTTAAGGAAAACAAGAAACCTGTCTTTGACCTCCTGAAATTTACAGGGGATAGAGACGAATATGTGCGGAAAGATGCGGCAGAATCTTTTGCAAGAGCATACTCCGGGCTTCCGGAAAAAGAAGAAATTGTAGAAGAGCTCATCCGGCTCAGTTCGGATCCCGACCCACAGATGAGAAGGGGTGCAATTGAATCCCTTCTTGCTCTTTATTCGCGGAAATCAGGCAAAACACAGGACGTCTGGCGTGAACTCCTTAAAATGTCCGGAGATGGAGATACAGGCGTTAGAAAGGGTACCGCAGGCCTGCTTTCGTATGTTTTTCCAGCGGTTGAGGAAAAATCCTCAGTTTTTTTTGACCTTGTCAGGCTCACTGAAAGCCAGGACGCCCAGCTTAGAAAAAGAGCGGTAGAGCTTCTTGCTGTCGCATTTGCATATTCCGATAATAAGCAAAGGGCATGGAAAGATCTTTTGAGGCTTACTTCAGTTGAGGACAGAGAAGTCAGGAAAGGGGCGGCACTTGCTCTTTCGTCCGGTTACTCAGGAGTTCCGGATAAAGGAAAAGCCTGGAGCGACCTTATCAGGCTTTCAGCTCACAGCGACAGTTTTGTGCAACGTGCAGCAACACGAGCTCTCGGGCCTGCCTTCTTCGATGTGCCTGATAAAACACAGGCATGGAGAGACCTGCAGGTTCTTATTGACAACCCTTACATTTATGTTCGCAGATATGCACTCCGCTCCCTTGGAAGGGCTTCCCTTTGGAGAGCGCTCAGGGCGGAAAACGAGGCTACCTATCTTTTCGGACTTAAAGAGGCAGTCAAATACTTTAAAGAGGCAGCTGAAACCTCTATTGACAATGTGATTCCCGAGTTCTACTATCCCTTTTATGAAGCTCTCTTGCAGATCCTTTTCAATGAGAGGTCTTTCAGATTCGAAAGTGAACGGTATCTCTCAGAGGTAACCCATGAGATAAAGGATCTTGAAGAAAACCAGAAGCTCCTCGAAGCTCTGGAAGAATTCGCAGGGCTTCTTCGAGCAGCAGGAAACCTGATTCCCGGGGATCTGCCTGCCCAGAAGGAACTTCTTGAGGCCTGTATTGGGGCTTTTGACAGGGCTTCAGGACTCTTTGAGGCTGTGGAAGAAGACGCCATTCTTGCGCAAAAAAGTGTGAAAAAAGAGTATCCGAAGATTGGAAAGGTAGTCCTGGAGCAGAAACTGAAAGAGACTCTTTCCGGAATCAGGTATAAAGCAAGGACAGCCTGTCTTCAGGCAAAAGGCACACCTACGGAAAAAATTACATGTACTGTAAGTCAAAAGGTAAGAGAATGGATTTTCCAGGACCTTGAAAAAGATAGAAAAGAACTGGACAGGCAGCTTGACTCTTTACTTAATATCCTTAGAGCCCAGATTCCCAATGTTCCTGAAAATACGTACATTTTTGAGAAACTTGAGGACATCAGACAGGAGCAGGACCTTCTTGAGCGCTACAGGCGGGTTGGCAGGTTCATAGGTCTGATCCCCGGAGTGAGGATGCCATCAAGAGCTTCAGGTAAATAA